One Setaria italica strain Yugu1 chromosome I, Setaria_italica_v2.0, whole genome shotgun sequence DNA window includes the following coding sequences:
- the LOC101776920 gene encoding receptor like protein 3 — protein MQNLIALNASNNSFTGQIPTHFCNISPSFAVLQLCFNKLSGNIPPGLGDCSKLRVLKAGHNNLSGTLPDELFNATSLEHLSFPRNGLQGMLDDTHIFKLRNLAILDLGENKFSGIIPDSIGQLTRLQELHLDYNIMSGELPSTFSNCTNLITLDLKSNNFSGELHKVGFSNFPDLKTLDLLWNNFGGTIPESIYSCRNLIALRLSANKFHGQLSKGLGNLKSLSFLSLGNNSFSNITNALQILRSSKNLTTLLLGMNFMNETMPDNARIDGFENLRVLDMYGSLLSGEIPFWISELANLEILSLRGNRLTGPIPAWINTLEYLFYLHISNNNLTGEIPTTLMAMPMLTSEKTAAHLDKRVFDLPVYHSPSLQYRKPIAYLKALCLSRNKFTGVIPPEIGQLKALFSLDISFNNLTGPIPPSICNLTNLEVLDLSNNNLTGEILAALENLHFLSDFNISNNDMEGPIPTGGQFCTFPNSSFAGNPRMCGPGLNHHCTSVEVGLAPTGSKGLCGGDIVFAVSFSVFIGVGVLYDQMVPSRYFG, from the coding sequence ATGCAGAATTTGATCGCACTCAATGCCAGCAACAACAGCTTTACTGGGCAGATTCCCACTCATTTCTGCAACATATCACCATCTTTTGCTGTCCTTCAACTCTGTTTCAACAAACTCAGTGGCAATATCCCACCAGGGCTGGGCGATTGCTCCAAGCTCAGAGTGCTCAAGGCCGGGCACAACAACCTCAGTGGGACTCTCCCTGATGAACTCTTCAATGCTACCTCGTTGGAGCATCTCTCTTTCCCCAGAAATGGTTTACAAGGAATGCTTGATGACACGCATATATTCAAACTCAGAAATCTGGCCATCCTTGACCTTGGAGAAAACAAATTCAGCGGAATTATTCCAGACTCCATAGGTCAGCTCACGAGATTGCAGGAACTCCATTTGGACTACAACATCATGTCTGGGGAGTTGCCATCAACCTTTAGCAACTGCACAAATCTCATAACACTTGACCTTAAGAGTAACAATTTCAGTGGTGAACTCCACAAGGTCGGTTTCTCCAACTTTCCCGATCTAAAAACCTTAGATCTTTTGTGGAACAACTTCGGTGGCACAATTCCAGAAAGCATATACTCGTGCAGAAACCTGATTGCACTACGACTGTCTGCAAATAAGTTCCATGGACAGTTATCGAAAGGACTCGGCAATCTGAAATCCCTCTCCTTCCTGTCGCTCGGAAACAACAGTTTTTCAAATATAACAAATGCACTTCAGATATTAAGAAGCTCCAAGAACCTCACCACCCTTCTTCTTGGGATGAATTTCATGAACGAGACCATGCCAGACAATGCCAGAATTGATGGTTTTGAGAATCTTCGGGTTTTGGACATGTACGGTTCCCTATTGTCGGGGGAAATACCTTTTTGGATATCAGAGCTAGCGAATTTGGAGATCTTGTCTTTGAGAGGTAATCGACTCACTGGACCAATACCAGCTTGGATCAACACATTGGAATACCTTTTCTATTTACACATATCAAACAACAACCTTACAGGAGAAATTCCGACAACATTAATGGCTATGCCAATGCTAACTTCAGAGAAGACTGCAGCTCATTTGGACAAAAGGGTCTTTGATCTGCCAGTTTATCATAGTCCATCACTTCAATACCGCAAACCAATTGCTTATCTTAAAGCTCTATGCCTAAGCAGAAACAAATTTACGGGTGTGATTCCTCCGGAGATTGGTCAGTTGAAAGCCCTCTTTTCACTCGATATCAGCTTCAACAACTTGACAGGACCGATCCCACCATCCATCTGCAATCTCACAAACCTAGAGGTGCTAGATTTATCCAACAACAATCTCACAGGTGAAATCCTTGCTGCACTGGAGAACCTTCACTTCCTTTCTGATTTCAACATCTCAAACAATGACATGGAAGGCCCTATTCCAACAGGAGGCCAGTTTTGTACATTTCCAAATTCTAGCTTTGCTGGGAACCCAAGGATGTGTGGGCCTGGGCTTAATCACCATTGTACTTCGGTAGAGGTAGGTCTTGCGCCCACTGGCTCCAAAGGACTGTGTGGTGGCGACATCGTCTTCGCTGTATCCTTCAGTGTTTTCATTGGAGTAGGAGTGCTATATGATCAGATGGTACCATCCAGATACTTCGGCTAG
- the LOC111257025 gene encoding protein STRICTOSIDINE SYNTHASE-LIKE 2-like, which translates to MRAEVLVLAVLVAAAAFLSLDSLSDVRRLEIGNGDDVELVPLLDGAAGPESIAFDESGGGPYTSVSDGRVLRWLPEERRWVEHSCSAPELRVAYLSIKKKNKRLYNAGLSDACTRLGSCKGSQDPGRKHECGRPLGLKFNSETGELYVADAYHGLGVVPPRVNDTLKIPMRSDTEAPEGEFLELLEGPSEFEEIVELIPCEASPSDNANIFTDQGKPRCIYTYLLWRVVGPEDHVSRPLLVLPEWQGSRRHRPFSFANGVEIDHETGAIYFTETSTRFQRR; encoded by the exons ATGCGCGCGGAGGTGCTGGTGCTCGCCGTGCTCGTCGCGGCCGCGGCCTTCCTGTCTCTCGACTCGCTCAGCGACGTCAGGCGGCTCGAGATAGGGAACGGCGACGACGTCGAGCTGGTCCCGCTACTCGACGGCGCCGCGGGGCCCGAGAGCATCGCCTTcgacgagagcggcggcgggccgtaCACGAGCGTGTCGGACGGGCGGGTCCTCAGGTGGCTGccggaggagcggcggtgggtggagcactcctgctcggcGCCGGAGCT gagagttgCGTATCTTTCGattaagaagaagaataaaCGTTTGTACAACGCGGGCCTTTCGGACGCATGCACACG GCTGGGCAGTTGCAAAGGCTCTCAGGACCCGGGCCGGAAGCACGAGTGCGGGCGCCCACTGGGCCTCAAGTTCAACAGCGAGACGGGGGAGTTGTACGTCGCGGACGCGTACCATGGGCTGGGAGTTGTACCACCTCGTGTTAATGACACCCTAAAGATACCAATGAGAAGTG acaccgaagcacctgaAGGGGAATTCTTGGAACTATtagaaggaccttcggaatttgaggagatcgttgaattgatcccctgtgaagccagtcCGTCAGACAatgctaacatttttacagatcaaggcaagccccggtgcatttatacctatctactttgga gagTGGTCGGGCCGGAGGATCACGTGTCCAGACcgctgctggtgctgccggAGTGGCAAgggagccgccgccaccgcccgttCAGCTTCGCCAACGGCGTCGAGATCGACCACGAAACCGGAGCCATCTACTTCACCGAGACCAGCACAAGGTTTCAGAGGAGGTGA
- the LOC101779115 gene encoding receptor like protein 3: MALGLTRDTAKARTWAGPATQRQAETKTRPQPTPPTRRPSQNPDQKGLGNCSKLRVLKAGYNYLSGTLPDELFNATSLEHLSFPRNGLQGMLDGTHIFKLSNLAILDLGENKFSGMISDSIDQLKRLQELHLDYNNMSGELPSTLSNCTNLITLDLKCNNFSGELHKVGFSNFPNLKTLDLLLNDFSGTIPESIYPCRNLIALRLSGNKFHGQLSKGLGNLKSLSFLSLGNSFSNITNTLQIRSSKNLTTLLLGMNFMNETMPDNARIDGFENLRVLDMYGSLLSGEIPLWISELANLEMLSLQGNRLSGSIPAWINTLEYLFYLDISNNNLTGEIPTTLMAMPMLTSEKTVAHLDKRVFDLPVYHSPSLELRVPIALPKALYLSRNKFTGVIPPEIGQLEALISLNISFNNLTGPIPRSICNLTNLEQLDLSNNNLRGEIPAALENLHFLSDFDISNNDMEGPIPTGGQFFTFPNSSFAGNPRMCGPGLNHHCTSVEVGPPTGSRGLCGSNIVFPVSFSVFVGVGVLYDQMVLSRYFG, encoded by the exons GCTACGCAACGCCAGGCCGAGACCAAGACCCGACCACAACCGACTCCTCCGACCAGGAGGCCTAGTCAGAACCCCGACCAGAAGG GACTCGGTAATTGCTCCAAGCTCAGAGTGCTCAAGGCTGGGTACAATTACCTCAGTGGGACTCTCCCTGATGAACTCTTCAATGCTACCTCGTTGGAGCATCTCTCTTTCCCCAGAAATGGTTTACAAGGAATGCTTGATGGCACGCATATATTCAAACTTAGTAATCTGGCCATCCTTGACCTTGGAGAAAACAAATTCAGCGGAATGATTTCGGACTCCATAGATCAGCTCAAGAGATTGCAGGAACTTCATTTGGACTACAACAACATGTCTGGGGAGCTGCCATCAACCTTGAGCAACTGCACAAATCTCATAACACTTGACCTTAAGTGCAACAATTTCAGTGGTGAACTCCACAAGGTTGGTTTCTCCAACTTCCCCAATCTAAAAACCTTAGATCTTTTGTTGAACGACTTCAGTGGCACAATTCCAGAAAGCATATACCCATGCAGAAACCTGATTGCATTACGGCTGTCTGGAAATAAGTTCCATGGACAGTTATCGAAAGGACTTGGCAATCTGAAATCCCTCTCCTTCCTGTCACTCGGAAACAGTTTTTCAAATATAACAAATACACTTCAGATAAGAAGCTCCAAGAACCTCACCACCCTTCTTCTTGGGATGAATTTCATGAATGAGACCATGCCAGATAATGCCAGAATTGATGGTTTTGAGAATCTTCGGGTTTTGGACATGTACGGTTCCCTATTGTCGGGGGAAATACCTCTTTGGATATCAGAGCTAGCGAATTTGGAGATGTTGTCTTTGCAAGGTAATCGACTCAGTGGATCAATACCAGCGTGGATCAACACATTGGAATACCTTTTCTATTTAGACATATCAAACAACAACCTTACAGGAGAAATTCCGACAACATTAATGGCTATGCCAATGCTAACTTCAGAGAAGACTGTAGCTCATTTGGACAAAAGGGTCTTTGATCTGCCAGTTTATCATAGTCCATCACTTGAACTCCGCGTACCAATTGCTCTTCCTAAAGCTCTATACCTAAGCAGAAACAAATTTACAGGTGTGATTCCTCCAGAGATTGGTCAGTTGGAAGCCCTCATTTCACTCAATATCAGCTTCAACAACTTGACAGGACCGATCCCCCGATCCATCTGCAATCTCACAAACCTGGAGCAGCTAGATTTATCCAACAACAATCTCAGAGGTGAAATCCCTGCTGCACTGGAGAACCTTCACTTCCTTTCTGATTTCGACATCTCAAACAATGACATGGAAGGCCCTATTCCAACAGGAGGCCAGTTTTTTACATTTCCAAATTCTAGCTTTGCTGGGAACCCAAGGATGTGCGGGCCTGGGCTTAATCACCATTGTACTTCGGTAGAGGTCGGTCCGCCCACTGGCTCCAGAGGACTGTGTGGTAGCAACATTGTCTTCCCTGTATCCTTCAGTGTTTTCGTTGGAGTAGGAGTACTATATGATCAGATGGTACTATCCAGATACTTCGGCTAG
- the LOC101776515 gene encoding tyrosine-sulfated glycopeptide receptor 1, producing MQPLQFTCKKLPIPLLGCAVLLLISLASSCTEQEKNSLLQFLAGLLQDAGLAKLWQEGKDCCEWEGIVCNGNRTVIEVSLEYRGLEGSITPSLGNLTGLQRLNLSCNSLYGGLPLELVSSSTIMVLDVSFNQLNGDLHQLPSSASGQPLQVLNISSNLFTGQFTSATLKGVENLIALNASNNSFTGQIPTHFCNMSPSFAVLELCYNKLSGSIPPGLGNCSKLRVLKVGHNNISGTLPDELFNATSLEHLSFPRNGLQGMIDDTYIFKLSNLAILDLGENKFSGMIPDSIGQLTRLQELHLDFNNMYGELPSTLSNCTNLITLDLKINNFSGELHKVSFSNFPNLKTLDLLWNNFSGTIPESIYSCRNLIALRLSGNKFHGQLSKRLGNLKSLSFLSLANNNFSNITNALQILRSSKNLTTLFLGGNFMNETMPDNAKIDGFENLWLLNIDSCLLSGEIPFWISELANLEILSLKGNRLTGAIPAWINTLEYLIYLDISNNNLTGEIPTTLMAMPMLTSEKTAAHLDKRVFDLPVYHSPSLQYRKPIAYPKALYLSRNKFTGVIPPEIGQLKALISLAISFNNLTGPIPPSICNLTNMEVLDLSNNNLTGEIPAALENLYFLAVFDVSNNNLEGPILTGRQFNTFPNSSFAGNPRMCGPGLNHHCTSVEVGLAPTGSKGLCGGDIVFAVSFSVFVGVGVLYDQMVLSRYFG from the coding sequence ATGCAGCCACTCCAATTTACATGCAAGAAACTACCCATACCTTTGCTTGGCTGTGCTGTTCTGCTGCTGATCTCCTTGGCCAGTTCTTGCACAGAGCAGGAGAAGAACTCCCTCCTCCAGTTCCTTGCTGGGCTCTTGCAGGATGCCGGCCTTGCCAAGCTTTGGCAGGAAGGCAAAGACTGCTGCGAATGGGAAGGCATCGTCTGCAATGGAAACAGAACGGTCATTGAGGTCTCTCTGGAATATAGAGGCCTTGAAGGGTCCATCACACCATCTCTCGGCAACCTCACTGGCTTGCAGCGTCTTAATTTGTCCTGCAACTCCCTCTACGGTGGCCTCCCTCTGGAGTTGGTGTCCTCCAGCACCATCATGGTCCTCGACGTCAGCTTCAACCAGCTCAACGGAGACCTGCATCAGCTGCCATCTTCAGCCTCTGGCCAACCTCTACAGGTACTTAACATCTCGAGCAACTTGTTTACAGGGCAGTTTACATCTGCAACATTGAAGGGGGTGGAGAATTTGATCGCACTCAATGCCAGCAACAACAGCTTTACTGGGCAGATTCCCACTCATTTCTGCAACATGTCACCATCCTTTGCTGTCCTTGAACTATGTTACAACAAACTCAGTGGCAGTATCCCACCAGGGCTGGGCAATTGCTCCAAGCTCAGGGTGCTCAAGGTCGGGCACAACAACATCAGTGGGACTCTCCCTGATGAACTCTTCAATGCTACCTCGTTGGAGCATCTCTCTTTCCCCAGAAATGGTTTACAAGGAATGATTGATGACACGTATATATTCAAACTCAGTAATCTGGCCATCCTTGATCTTGGAGAAAACAAATTCAGTGGAATGATTCCGGACTCCATAGGTCAGCTCACGAGATTGCAGGAACTCCATTTGGACTTCAACAACATGTATGGGGAGCTGCCATCAACCTTGAGCAACTGCACAAATCTCATAACACTTGACCTTAAGATCAACAATTTCAGTGGTGAACTCCACAAGGTCAGTTTCTCCAACTTCCCCAATCTAAAAACCTTAGATCTTTTGTGGAACAACTTCAGTGGCACAATTCCAGAAAGCATATACTCATGCAGAAACCTGATTGCACTACGGCTGTCTGGAAATAAGTTCCATGGACAGTTATCGAAACGACTCGGCAATCTGAAATCCCTCTCCTTCCTGTCGCTCGCAAACAACAATTTTTCAAATATAACAAATGCACTTCAGATATTAAGAAGCTCCAAGAACCTCACCACCCTTTTTCTTGGGGGAAATTTCATGAACGAGACCATGCCAGACAATGCCAAAATTGATGGTTTTGAGAATCTTTGGCTTTTGAACATTGACAGTTGCCTATTGTCGGGGGAAATACCTTTTTGGATATCAGAGCTAGCGAATTTGGAGATCTTGTCTTTGAAAGGTAATCGACTCACTGGAGCAATACCAGCTTGGATCAACACATTGGAATACCTTATCTATTTAGACATATCAAACAACAACCTTACAGGAGAAATTCCGACAACATTAATGGCTATGCCAATGCTAACTTCAGAGAAGACTGCAGCTCATTTGGACAAAAGGGTCTTTGATCTTCCAGTTTATCATAGTCCATCACTTCAATACCGCAAACCAATTGCTTATCCTAAAGCTCTATACCTAAGCAGAAACAAATTTACGGGTGTGATTCCTCCAGAGATTGGTCAGTTGAAAGCCCTCATTTCACTCGCTATCAGCTTCAACAACTTGACAGGACCGATCCCCCCATCCATCTGCAATCTCACAAACATGGAGGTGCTAGATTTATCCAACAACAATCTCACAGGTGAAATCCCTGCTGCACTGGAGAACCTGTACTTCCTTGCCGTATTCGACGTTTCTAATAATAACCTCGAAGGGCCTATCCTAACTGGTAGGCAATTTAATACATTTCCAAATTCTAGCTTTGCTGGGAACCCAAGGATGTGCGGGCCTGGGCTTAATCACCATTGTACTTCGGTAGAGGTCGGTCTTGCGCCCACTGGCTCCAAAGGACTGTGTGGTGGTGACATCGTCTTCGCTGTATCCTTCAGTGTTTTCGTTGGAGTAGGAGTGCTATATGATCAGATGGTACTATCCAGATACTTCGGCTAG
- the LOC106804116 gene encoding putative zinc finger protein CONSTANS-LIKE 11: MDGAGADDDEAPCAYCSVQRALLHCAQHRARLCLPCDLRVHAAAAPAHERAPLCDACHAAPAAALCGDHQASLCAPCARAAGCDAGRHATRPARAYTGVPAVEELARILSGDTTPPPPPSAAALPEPADTSWIPDLINIELLPDLTSTSSWRDGSLIETGGSFEGQIAGSSAAALPPTGDGDELFMQQDWPNLSDAGLDDFNFFIAQDSNLTNSFNSMGHREGALELQASPPLGYDHPLIASCSEPIIASTDAVLESLASNNAAYHQQQFSSVLTASSSNNNVGFSSELHPRGNMFYASRGGMPMLPRRDELPSRHLGLEVKPYQDQDAVALQASSIMAEQPSSQGMEARTKQQEKRQEAKQRYKDKKKNRRFGKQIMYVSRKVRADTRNRVKGRFAKASSSSWHASGDQQSTQHGDDQPTNS, translated from the exons atggacggcgccggcgccgacgacgacgaggcccccTGCGCCTACTGCTCCGTGCAGCGCGCGCTCCTCCACTGCGCCCAGCACCGCGCGCGCCTCTGCCTGCCCTGCGACCTCCGcgtgcacgccgccgccgcgccggcccacgaGCGCGCCCCGCTCTGCGACGCCTGccacgccgcgcccgccgccgcgctctgcgGCGACCACCAGGCCTCGCTCTGcgcgccgtgcgcgcgcgccgccgggtGCGACGCAGGGCGCCACGCCACGCGCCCGGCGCGCGCGTACACCGGGGTCCCGGCCGTCGAGGAGCTCGCGCGCATCCTATCCGGTGACaccacccctccgccgccgccgtcggcggcggcgctcccaGAGCCAGCGGACACTTCTTGGATCCCCGACCTAATCAACATCGAACTGCTGCCGGACTTGACGAGCACGAGCTCTTGGCGCGATG GCAGTCTCATCGAAACCGGAGGCAGCTTTGAAGGTCAGATCGCCGGATCATCAGCAGCCGCCTTGCCGCCGACCGGTGATGGCGACGAGCTCTTCATGCAACAAGACTGGCCCAACCTCAGCGATGCAGGGCTGGACGATTTCAACTTCTTCATCGCACAAGATTCCAACTTGACCAACTCCTTCAATTCGATGGGTCACAGAGAAGGCGCTCTCGAG CTACAGGCATCGCCACCGTTGGGTTATGATCACCCGTTAATCGCATCATGTTCAGAACCGATTATTGCGTCGACTGATGCTGTTCTGGAATCCTTGGCCAGTAACAATGCAGCTTATCATCAACAGCAGTTCAGTTCAGTGCTCACTGCAAGCTCGAGCAACAACAATGTGGGCTTCTCCTCCGAGCTTCATCCTCGTGGCAACATGTTCTACGCCAGCCGCGGCGGCATGCCCATGTTGCCACGGCGGGACGAGCTCCCAAGTAGACACTTGGGCTTGgaggtgaagccctaccaagaTCAGGATGCGGTGGCTCTTCAGGCGTCATCGATAATGGCGGAGCAACCATCGAGCCAAGGCATGGAAGCGAGGACGAAGCAGCAAGAGAAGAGGCAGGAGGCTAAGCAGAGATACaaggacaagaagaagaacaggag GTTTGGCAAGCAGATCATGTACGTGTCCCGGAAGGTACGAGCAGATACACGAAACCGAGTGAAAGGCAGGTTTGCAAAGGCGTCCAGCAGCAGTTGGCATGCTAGCGGCGATCAACAGTCTACACAGCATGGCGATGATCAGCCTACAAATTCCTAG
- the LOC101776113 gene encoding uncharacterized protein LOC101776113 has protein sequence MYQARMPSLLRDPPPSPRFASPRRRCSASPSPPPSLRPTRGAPPRLHPLRLPPAGRRAPRSTSRVVEAGDADGLIPIARCYEGRLARLEVAGAARREQAVAAAAAADGGAAAEQHLSAGAAEAMVVEALLPGPDGGGTSASSTRVILQAKEVKDKASKIKKQLGSEFFSENEPDSETMLAMAFKQVVMQRLSNFRLEAFSPGSERDLEDLSKPRKVSMDFSVISSDEKLLASLAEAIFSCAIEDASNNHIGGTGSLFQKRQFNCSIDSSVCIHKISEAEIVRNAKRCLENFSLTKSPQNMQNTKNGWWPAPNHDSLVKIGGPEFVLWANEYIPIYKLQINAKAFENTTLEGRHELQSNRWEVLLTHSQLAELGNIIDMYFEDQFTLPGKTFHPHWNSDPSKIKKNNGYLNNLFTFLAGSCIILFVTVFAQLCWPRSLRDKRLFNGSSNVSSSQSYCSDINSLDSSEIQAYCTSLIKKMKDSYGCPGDVFIDARIGAWVGELPDCFKGINSQDDTASGNVQHPDTFSQENQSQLVPTNIKMSDLEQNDRTQETLQNIASFQVVMSEEGKVVGFQPTNRPAVNHWSTNPLATLLYQGQTLSPGILEPKLKISRPAKAVPIELLMSVNQDSFFALARRIQDL, from the exons ATGTACCAGGCCAGAATGCCGTCCCTCCTCCGCGAccctcctccctcgccgcgcTTCGCCTCCCCCCGCCGCCGATgctccgcctccccctccccaccCCCTTCCCTCAGACCAACCCGCGGCGCTCCCCCTCGCCTCCACCCTCTGCGCCTGCCCCCCGcgggccgccgcgcgcctcgctCCACCTCCCGCGTCGTGGAGGCGGGCGACGCCGACGGCCTCATCCCGATAGCGCGCTGCTACGAGGGCCGCCTCGCGCGGCTCGaggtcgccggcgcggcgcggcgggagcaggcggtcgcggccgcggccgcggcggatggaggggcggcggcggagcagcacctctccgccggcgccgccgaggccatGGTCGTCGAGGCGTTACTCCCCGGGCCCGATGGGGGCGGGACGAGTGCATCGTCGACTCGAGTG ATTTTGCAAGCCAAGGAAGTTAAAGACAAGGCCAGTAAGATAAAGAAACAACTTGGATCTGAGTTTTTCTCTGAAAATGAACCTGATTCAGAGACTATGTTGGCTATGGCATTTAAGCAAGTGGTGATGCAGCGGCTTTCAAACTTTCGGCTCGAGGCCTTCTCCCCAGGTTCAGAGAGAGACCTAGAAGACTTGAGCAAACCACGAAAG GTGTCTATGGATTTTAGTGTCATCTCATCAGATGAAAAACTTCTGGCTTCTCTTGCCGAAGCTATTTTCTCCTGTGCCATCGAGGATGCCAGCAACAATCACATCGGGGGCACAGGCAGTTTGTTTCAGAAGCGACAGTTCAACTGCTCAATCGACTCCTCTGTTTGTATACACAAAATTTCTGAGGCAGAAATTGTGAGGAATGCTAAGAGATGCCTGGAGAATTTTAGTCTAACAAAGTCTCCTCAGAATATGCAAAACACAAAGAATGGATGGTGGCCAGCGCCAAATCATGATAGTTTGGTGAAAATCGGGGGTCCTGAGTTTGTCCTTTGGGCCAATGAGTACATTCCTATCTACAAACTGCAAATAAATGCCAAAGCATTTGAGAATACTACTCTTGAAGGCCGTCATGAGTTACAAAGTAATAGGTGGGAAGTTCTCTTAACCCACTCGCAACTG GCGGAACTAGGGAACATTATAGACATGTACTTTGAAGACCAATTCACATTACCGGGCAAAACTTTCCATCCTCACTGGAATTCAGATCCATCAAAGATTAAAAAGAACAAT GGCTATTTGAACAACCTTTTTACTTTCTTGGCTGGTAGCTGTATTATTCTTTTTGTCACTGTCTTTGCTCAATTATGCTGGCCTCGATCTCTTAGGGACAAAAGACTATTCAACGGAAGTTCAAATGTCTCATCATCTCAGAGCTACTGTTCTGATATCAACTCTCTCGATAGCAGTGAG ATACAAGCTTATTGCACATCTCTTATTAAGAAAATGAAAGACTCGTATGGCTGCCCTGGTGATGTATTCATTGATGCACGTATTGGAGCATGGGTTGGAGAACTACCTGACTGCTTCAAGGGAATCAATAGCCAGGATGACACTGCTTCTGGCAATGTTCAGCATCCTGACACTTTTAGCCAAGAAAATCAATCCCAGTTGGTGCCAACTAATATTAAGATGTCCGATTTGGAACAAAATGATAGAACTCAGGAAACTCTGCAGAATATTGCTAGTTTTCAG GTGGTCATGTCAGAAGAAGGTAAAGTAGTGGGATTTCAGCCAACTAACCGCCCAGCTGTGAACCATTGGTCAACAAACCCACTGGCTACACTTCTGTATCAGGGGCAAACGCTTTCTCCAG GTATTCTGGAACCAAAGCTTAAAATTTCTCGTCCAGCTAAGGCTGTCCCCATTGAATTGTTGATGTCCGTAAATCAAGATTCCTTTTTTGCTTTGGCAAGGCGCATTCAAGACCTATAG